One genomic window of Candidatus Trichorickettsia mobilis includes the following:
- the groL gene encoding chaperonin GroEL (60 kDa chaperone family; promotes refolding of misfolded polypeptides especially under stressful conditions; forms two stacked rings of heptamers to form a barrel-shaped 14mer; ends can be capped by GroES; misfolded proteins enter the barrel where they are refolded when GroES binds) encodes MSGKKIIYNTKAREEMLRGVDILADTVKVTLGPKGRNVAIEQSFGAPKITKDGVTVAKAIELKDKAQNLGAQLMRSVASKTADVAGDGTTTATVLAQAIAREGHKAVAAGFNPMDLKRGIDLATHAVIEDIKKASKKISSQEEIAQVGTISSNGDKEIGEQIAKAMEKVGKEGVITVEEAKNFGFEVEVVEGMMFDRGYLSPYFVTNAEKMIAELENPCILLFEKKLSGLQPMLPVLESVVQSGRPLLVIAEDVEGEALATLVVNKLRGGLKVAAVKAPGFGDRRKAMLDDIAVLTGGQVISEDLGMKLENINIKMLGTAKKVTISKENTVIIDGAGNKADIEARCSQIRNQAEESTSDYDKEKLQERLAKLAGGIAVLKVGGATEVEVKERKDRVEDALNATRAAVEEGVVAGGGVTLFYAAKVLDTLKGANDDQQAGINIVKKALQAPVRQIAENAGVDGAIVIGKLSESKDKHFGFNAQDMTYTDMLKAGIIDPTKVVRTALQDAASVASLIITTEALIIDEPSDKDESSMPGGRGGMGGMGGGMDF; translated from the coding sequence ATGAGTGGAAAAAAAATTATATACAATACTAAAGCGCGCGAAGAAATGTTACGTGGTGTAGATATTTTAGCAGACACTGTAAAGGTAACTTTAGGACCAAAAGGTCGCAATGTCGCTATAGAACAGTCCTTTGGCGCACCAAAAATTACTAAAGATGGCGTTACTGTTGCTAAAGCAATTGAGCTCAAAGATAAAGCTCAAAATCTTGGAGCGCAATTGATGAGATCGGTTGCCAGTAAAACTGCTGATGTAGCTGGAGACGGCACTACTACTGCTACAGTATTAGCTCAGGCGATAGCTAGAGAAGGCCATAAAGCAGTTGCCGCCGGCTTCAATCCTATGGATTTAAAGCGTGGCATTGATCTAGCAACTCACGCTGTCATTGAAGATATAAAGAAAGCCAGTAAAAAAATCAGTAGCCAGGAAGAAATAGCCCAAGTTGGCACTATTTCTTCTAATGGTGACAAGGAAATTGGTGAACAAATTGCCAAAGCCATGGAAAAAGTAGGAAAAGAAGGAGTTATTACTGTCGAAGAAGCAAAAAACTTTGGCTTTGAAGTTGAAGTAGTAGAAGGAATGATGTTTGACCGAGGCTATCTATCGCCATATTTTGTCACTAATGCAGAAAAAATGATTGCCGAGCTAGAAAATCCTTGCATTTTATTATTTGAGAAAAAATTATCAGGTCTACAACCAATGTTACCGGTACTTGAATCAGTAGTACAATCAGGTCGTCCGCTGCTAGTAATCGCAGAAGATGTTGAAGGAGAAGCTTTAGCAACATTAGTAGTTAATAAATTACGTGGTGGTTTAAAAGTTGCTGCGGTAAAAGCACCAGGTTTTGGTGATAGAAGAAAAGCAATGCTTGACGATATTGCCGTGCTCACCGGTGGTCAGGTAATTAGTGAAGATCTGGGGATGAAACTTGAGAATATCAATATCAAGATGCTTGGTACTGCTAAAAAAGTTACTATTTCCAAAGAAAATACTGTGATTATTGATGGAGCTGGTAATAAGGCTGACATTGAAGCTCGTTGTTCACAAATACGTAACCAAGCAGAAGAATCCACTTCCGATTATGATAAAGAAAAATTACAGGAACGTCTGGCAAAACTTGCTGGTGGCATTGCCGTATTAAAAGTCGGTGGTGCAACTGAAGTTGAAGTTAAAGAAAGAAAAGATCGAGTAGAAGATGCATTAAATGCTACTAGAGCTGCAGTCGAAGAAGGCGTTGTTGCTGGTGGTGGTGTCACTTTATTTTATGCTGCTAAAGTACTGGATACCCTAAAAGGTGCAAATGACGATCAACAAGCTGGTATTAATATAGTAAAGAAAGCATTACAGGCTCCTGTAAGACAAATTGCTGAAAATGCTGGTGTCGATGGTGCTATCGTCATTGGAAAATTAAGCGAAAGTAAGGACAAGCATTTCGGTTTTAATGCTCAGGACATGACTTATACTGATATGCTTAAGGCAGGAATCATTGATCCGACTAAAGTAGTGCGTACAGCTTTACAAGATGCAGCATCCGTTGCTTCATTAATTATTACTACTGAAGCACTAATTATCGATGAACCATCTGATAAAGATGAATCATCTATGCCTGGAGGCCGTGGTGGTATGGGTGGTATGGGCGGCGGTATGGACTTCTAA
- the groES gene encoding co-chaperone GroES, producing MNFKPLHDRIAIEATLQEEKTAGGIIIPDTAKEKPMRGKVIAVGKGTRRENGTVDPLEVKVGDQVLYGKWAGTEVEIDGKKLMIMKESDIMGIIG from the coding sequence ATGAATTTTAAGCCACTACATGACAGAATTGCAATTGAAGCAACCCTGCAAGAAGAAAAAACCGCTGGCGGTATCATTATCCCTGATACTGCTAAGGAAAAACCAATGCGCGGTAAAGTAATAGCTGTTGGTAAAGGTACAAGAAGAGAAAACGGTACTGTCGATCCACTGGAAGTGAAAGTTGGAGATCAAGTACTATATGGCAAATGGGCTGGTACTGAAGTAGAAATTGACGGTAAAAAACTGATGATCATGAAAGAATCAGATATAATGGGCATTATTGGTTAA
- a CDS encoding glycosyltransferase family 2 protein, which yields MLKCSYVVLIFNNENNIQKLVHSLQSIVGNFRREFIFIDDGSTDNSLKILKQSIATLPKTTIISQQNIGPALSLNKAINLVDGDYVHFVQGFEILQPESTIKLINCCETMTASVAIGRSSTSFSETKSSNRPSYIQVRTCPIKEILEHSPQASRNVGLSASLVRLKLLEQINGADDLVYNCNMSLSLRCAQYSKFAFIDEVISITENITKSEAQLMFETYNNLRAILNFVQTNPEFCQSYKSSLLLALSNELKTIQAKCSYYLKYLLSKWFNNANLEQIINYYEQELAKLL from the coding sequence ATGTTAAAATGTAGTTATGTCGTACTAATTTTCAACAATGAAAATAATATTCAAAAATTAGTACATTCATTACAAAGTATTGTCGGTAATTTTCGTCGTGAATTTATTTTTATTGATGACGGCTCAACTGATAATTCACTAAAAATATTAAAACAAAGTATAGCTACATTACCAAAAACAACAATTATTTCACAGCAAAATATTGGTCCAGCTCTCAGTCTTAATAAAGCGATTAATTTAGTCGATGGTGATTATGTACATTTTGTACAAGGTTTCGAGATTTTGCAACCTGAATCGACTATCAAATTAATCAATTGTTGTGAAACAATGACGGCATCCGTCGCAATTGGGCGGAGCAGCACTAGTTTCTCAGAGACGAAATCTTCTAATAGACCTTCTTACATACAAGTCAGAACTTGTCCAATCAAAGAAATTTTAGAGCATAGTCCGCAAGCCTCACGTAATGTAGGATTGTCAGCTTCTTTAGTTAGACTTAAGCTACTAGAACAGATTAATGGAGCAGATGATCTAGTATATAATTGCAATATGTCTTTGTCACTTAGATGTGCGCAATATAGTAAATTTGCTTTTATTGATGAAGTGATCTCAATTACAGAAAATATTACTAAGTCCGAAGCCCAGTTGATGTTTGAAACTTACAATAATTTACGAGCAATTTTAAATTTTGTTCAAACTAATCCAGAATTTTGCCAAAGTTATAAATCTAGTTTACTTCTAGCCTTAAGCAATGAACTTAAAACTATACAAGCTAAGTGTAGTTACTACCTAAAGTATTTATTATCAAAATGGTTCAATAATGCTAATTTAGAACAAATTATAAATTATTACGAACAGGAATTAGCAAAATTATTATAA
- a CDS encoding DNA polymerase III subunit chi, which yields MAQCSVYHTMHNAIEKTVCILVEKCYHSNLKVVVLMPNLERQEHLNKLLWTYSQKQFIPHGSKLDPLPHLQPVYITDEFVNPNQATVLILVEPVASQFSAILGAQIEDHNILKFIRICIIYSDAEQQATADIQEITTSLANIGYIIEIYAQSANGNWVAT from the coding sequence ATGGCACAATGTAGCGTGTATCACACTATGCATAATGCAATTGAAAAAACAGTGTGCATCTTAGTGGAAAAATGTTACCACAGCAATTTGAAAGTAGTGGTGCTGATGCCTAATCTTGAGCGGCAAGAACATTTAAACAAATTATTATGGACTTACTCACAAAAACAATTTATCCCGCACGGTAGTAAACTTGATCCATTGCCCCACTTGCAACCAGTTTATATCACGGATGAATTTGTAAATCCAAATCAGGCTACGGTATTGATCTTGGTTGAGCCAGTAGCTAGCCAATTTTCTGCAATCTTGGGTGCTCAAATTGAGGATCATAATATTTTAAAATTTATTAGAATTTGTATAATATATAGTGATGCAGAGCAACAAGCTACTGCTGATATTCAAGAAATCACCACAAGTTTAGCAAATATTGGCTACATTATTGAAATATATGCACAAAGTGCCAATGGAAATTGGGTTGCAACATAA
- a CDS encoding cold-shock protein, with protein sequence MSTAKKVGNVKWFNAAKGFGFIQPEDGSKDVFVHISAVEAAGIRSLDEGQRIGFDTEDNRGKLSAINLQLK encoded by the coding sequence ATGAGTACAGCTAAAAAAGTAGGTAACGTTAAGTGGTTTAACGCAGCAAAAGGTTTTGGATTTATTCAGCCAGAAGACGGCAGCAAGGATGTGTTTGTACATATATCAGCTGTGGAAGCTGCTGGAATTCGTAGTCTTGATGAAGGTCAACGTATAGGTTTTGATACAGAAGATAATAGAGGTAAGCTTTCTGCTATTAATCTTCAACTTAAATAG
- a CDS encoding NAD(P)/FAD-dependent oxidoreductase: MKKSDNKYDVIVVGAGAAGLMAAIYAGQRGKRTLIIEHTNKIGEKIRISGGGRCNFTNLHTSSNNFICQNPHFIKSALASYTQYDFINLVKSYNIAYHEKTLGQLFCDGSSKQIIEMLLDLCKKYQVDIKLACNIIDVFKSDYFTIDSDHGVFVSNALIIATGGLSIPKIGASDFGYRIAEKFGLKLIPSKPALVPLIVAEKQRELFIKLSGISNHSVVTYKNTSFTENILFTHKGLSGPAILQISSYLEQLTDEEIFINLLPDFDLEQALIKDKNNKQTLTNYLKNHLTNRLVDNLALSNTNFNKAITDLKKEQLLFIAKSLHNFQVPISDSEGYQKAEVTSGGIDTNELSSKTMESIKVPNLFFIGEVVDVTGWLGGYNFQWAWSSGFAAGSHINLTD, from the coding sequence GTGAAGAAATCCGATAATAAATATGACGTAATTGTCGTAGGAGCTGGTGCCGCCGGTTTAATGGCAGCAATTTATGCCGGCCAAAGAGGTAAGCGAACATTAATTATCGAACATACCAACAAAATTGGTGAAAAAATAAGGATATCCGGTGGCGGTAGATGCAATTTTACTAACTTGCACACCAGTAGTAACAATTTTATTTGTCAAAATCCTCATTTTATTAAATCTGCCCTAGCAAGCTATACTCAATACGACTTTATCAATTTGGTTAAATCTTATAATATCGCCTATCATGAAAAAACTTTAGGACAATTATTTTGTGATGGCTCCTCAAAACAAATCATTGAGATGTTGTTAGATCTATGCAAAAAATATCAAGTTGATATAAAATTAGCCTGCAATATCATAGATGTTTTTAAAAGCGATTATTTTACAATAGATAGCGATCATGGTGTTTTTGTAAGTAACGCTCTGATCATCGCTACTGGTGGATTATCAATTCCCAAAATAGGGGCTAGTGATTTTGGTTATCGCATAGCTGAGAAATTTGGACTAAAACTTATTCCAAGCAAACCAGCTCTAGTGCCGCTAATAGTTGCAGAAAAACAAAGAGAATTATTTATAAAATTGAGCGGGATTTCAAATCATTCAGTAGTAACTTATAAAAACACTAGTTTTACTGAAAATATTTTGTTTACCCATAAAGGCCTAAGTGGGCCAGCGATTTTACAAATTTCATCATATTTAGAGCAACTAACAGACGAAGAAATTTTTATTAATTTACTACCAGATTTTGATCTAGAACAAGCATTGATCAAAGATAAAAACAATAAACAAACTCTCACTAATTATCTAAAAAACCATCTCACAAACCGTCTGGTTGATAATTTAGCTTTATCAAATACTAATTTTAATAAAGCTATTACTGATCTTAAGAAGGAGCAATTATTATTTATTGCAAAATCATTACATAATTTTCAAGTGCCAATAAGTGATAGTGAAGGCTACCAAAAAGCCGAAGTTACTTCTGGAGGGATTGATACTAATGAATTATCCTCAAAAACTATGGAATCCATTAAAGTTCCCAACTTATTTTTCATAGGAGAAGTAGTCGACGTAACTGGCTGGCTTGGTGGCTATAATTTTCAATGGGCATGGTCATCAGGCTTTGCTGCTGGAAGCCACATTAACTTAACTGACTGA
- a CDS encoding NAD(P)H-dependent oxidoreductase codes for MKIINLMFLLLILTFPNITLATEKLKTNNAKNTIAHMQNKPKLLFLAGSARKDSVNKMLAYSAFEIAKAAGADVTFINLKDYPLPIYDGDLESQQGLPKKAIALKKIFADHDGIFIASPEYNSSIPPLLKNTLDWVSRSNEENEPANRVYNNKIVALASASPGGLGGGRGLVPLQMMLSNIGVIVLPKKISISKAYDKFNKEGLLTNTENYQELTEVVMDFIRITTAIKNSWQ; via the coding sequence ATGAAAATTATCAACTTAATGTTTTTACTACTAATTCTAACTTTTCCTAATATTACCTTGGCTACAGAAAAATTAAAGACAAATAATGCTAAAAATACGATAGCTCATATGCAAAATAAACCTAAACTACTATTCCTAGCAGGAAGTGCTCGCAAAGATTCTGTAAATAAAATGCTTGCATACAGCGCCTTTGAAATTGCTAAGGCCGCAGGAGCTGATGTAACCTTTATTAATTTAAAAGATTATCCTTTACCAATTTATGACGGCGATCTGGAATCGCAGCAAGGCTTACCTAAAAAAGCTATTGCACTCAAGAAAATATTTGCTGATCATGATGGAATTTTTATTGCTTCACCAGAATATAATAGTTCGATCCCACCATTGTTAAAAAATACTTTGGATTGGGTATCTAGGAGTAACGAAGAAAATGAACCTGCTAATAGAGTTTACAACAATAAAATAGTGGCTCTAGCTTCTGCTTCTCCTGGCGGTTTAGGTGGTGGGCGAGGTCTTGTCCCTTTGCAAATGATGTTGAGTAATATTGGTGTGATTGTGTTGCCTAAAAAAATTAGCATTTCAAAAGCATATGATAAATTTAACAAAGAAGGTTTGTTGACTAATACTGAAAATTATCAAGAACTTACGGAGGTGGTGATGGATTTTATTCGTATAACTACGGCTATAAAGAATAGTTGGCAGTGA
- a CDS encoding SemiSWEET transporter, producing the protein MLVYIIGSLVNEFRKRSILEYILVYQEFLGFAAAALGTISFLPQVIKIWKSHSVQDISFTMYIIYWISLILWLSYGIIIKSIPLIAAELSTLILVSTILIMKYLWK; encoded by the coding sequence TTGCTGGTTTATATAATTGGGAGCTTGGTAAATGAGTTTCGAAAGAGGTCTATTTTAGAATATATATTAGTTTATCAAGAATTTTTAGGATTTGCTGCCGCTGCATTAGGCACAATTTCTTTTTTACCGCAAGTTATCAAAATATGGAAATCTCATTCTGTACAAGATATCTCATTCACAATGTATATAATTTATTGGATTAGTCTAATATTATGGTTGAGCTACGGAATAATCATAAAATCAATACCTCTCATTGCAGCTGAGTTATCAACTCTCATTTTGGTTTCTACCATTCTGATAATGAAGTACTTATGGAAGTAA
- a CDS encoding IS5 family transposase (programmed frameshift), which translates to MRYKNLSILSEEHFRRLTGVRNSTFEKMVGILKTEKQINRRYQGGRRASLSMEDSLLMTLEYLREYRTYFHIAKNYGVSESSAFKTIRFVEDTLIKHPDFALPGKKALVKSGMEYELVLIDATESPIERPPKKQKYYYSGKKKRHTLKTQIVVDKKSKRVICTSFSNGKRHDFKLFKESRTLILPEVKVITDTGYQGLQKIHTNSELPKKKSKKNALTKEDKKNNRSLASDRVLNENVIGMLKRFKIIADKYRNRRKRFGLRFNLIAGLYNWELGK; encoded by the exons ATGAGATATAAAAATTTAAGCATTTTATCGGAAGAGCATTTTAGAAGATTAACAGGGGTAAGAAATAGTACATTTGAAAAGATGGTAGGGATTTTAAAGACAGAGAAACAAATAAATAGGAGGTACCAAGGTGGCAGAAGAGCTAGTCTTAGTATGGAAGACAGCCTATTAATGACACTTGAATATTTAAGGGAATACCGTACCTATTTTCATATAGCTAAGAATTATGGAGTTAGCGAAAGCAGTGCATTTAAAACAATTCGTTTTGTTGAAGACACTCTAATAAAACATCCGGATTTTGCTCTTCCAGGTAAGAAGGCTCTAGTTAAAAGCGGTATGGAGTATGAATTAGTTTTAATAGATGCTACAGAAAGCCCTATAGAGCGACCCC CAAAAAAACAGAAATACTATTACTCAGGTAAAAAGAAAAGACATACGTTAAAGACTCAAATAGTAGTAGATAAGAAAAGCAAACGAGTCATATGCACTTCTTTTTCCAATGGTAAGCGTCATGATTTTAAATTATTTAAAGAATCAAGAACCCTTATACTGCCTGAGGTTAAAGTGATTACTGATACTGGTTATCAAGGCTTACAGAAGATTCATACAAATTCTGAGCTACCAAAGAAAAAGAGTAAAAAGAATGCTTTAACTAAAGAAGATAAGAAAAATAATAGAAGTTTAGCAAGTGACAGAGTATTAAATGAAAATGTTATCGGTATGTTAAAGCGTTTTAAAATAATTGCTGATAAATATCGAAATAGACGCAAAAGATTTGGTCTTAGGTTCAATTTAATTGCTGGTTTATATAATTGGGAGCTTGGTAAATGA
- the dnaX gene encoding DNA polymerase III subunit gamma/tau: protein MITSTSYISLAKKYRPTKFTELLAQDALTKILSYAIQHNRLAQSYLLTGIRGVGKTSSARIIAKTINCTAQMVEQEQVVPCGCCQNCQGFLNNTHPDIIEIDAASRTSVDDIREIISSSEYKPLLAKYKVFIIDEVHMLSKSAFSALLKTLEEPPAHVIFIFATTEVQKIPLTIISRCQRYDLRRFTFNEIQQLLQQIVKQENLYLSQDAVNTIAHLAEGSARDAITILDQAANLSDGKQHQPIDAAMINQMLGLVTTHSIIEILQKILLHDLGGALQLVEYLYNKSMDLEKLIASISDLIAYCCKQKMLKHYSSPLYESYQQDISNILADVSLSQLTILWQIFNNGLQDIRSAHNLLITTEMLIIKAIYAQTLPKAEDLVSQEGLPRR from the coding sequence ATGATTACATCTACATCATACATTTCTCTTGCCAAAAAATATCGACCAACAAAATTTACCGAACTTCTTGCTCAAGATGCATTAACTAAAATTTTAAGTTATGCCATCCAACATAATCGCCTTGCTCAAAGCTATTTACTGACGGGGATTAGAGGAGTAGGTAAAACCAGCTCAGCACGCATTATTGCTAAAACAATTAACTGTACTGCTCAAATGGTGGAACAAGAGCAGGTAGTACCTTGTGGTTGTTGCCAGAATTGTCAAGGATTTTTAAATAATACGCACCCAGATATTATCGAGATTGATGCTGCAAGCAGAACAAGTGTTGATGATATACGAGAAATAATAAGTAGTAGTGAATACAAACCTCTACTTGCCAAGTATAAAGTATTTATTATTGATGAAGTGCATATGCTGTCTAAGAGTGCATTCAGTGCTTTGCTTAAGACATTAGAAGAACCTCCAGCACATGTTATTTTTATTTTTGCTACTACTGAAGTGCAAAAAATTCCACTTACGATTATCTCAAGATGTCAGAGATATGATTTACGTCGATTTACTTTTAATGAAATACAACAGCTGCTACAACAAATTGTAAAACAGGAAAATTTATATTTATCGCAGGATGCAGTAAATACAATAGCGCATTTGGCAGAAGGCTCTGCTAGGGATGCTATTACTATATTAGATCAGGCAGCAAATTTATCTGATGGCAAACAGCACCAGCCAATTGATGCTGCAATGATCAATCAGATGTTGGGGTTAGTAACTACGCATAGTATAATTGAGATTTTGCAAAAAATTTTGCTGCATGATTTAGGTGGGGCATTACAATTAGTAGAGTATTTGTATAATAAATCCATGGATTTAGAAAAATTAATTGCATCAATCAGTGATTTAATTGCTTATTGTTGTAAGCAAAAAATGCTCAAGCATTATTCCAGCCCTTTGTATGAGTCCTACCAGCAAGACATCAGCAATATATTAGCCGATGTTAGTTTATCTCAACTTACCATTCTGTGGCAGATATTTAACAATGGGTTGCAAGATATAAGATCAGCACATAATTTACTCATTACTACTGAGATGTTAATAATTAAGGCAATTTACGCTCAAACTTTACCTAAGGCTGAAGATTTGGTCAGTCAGGAAGGTTTACCCAGGCGCTGA
- a CDS encoding palindromic element RPE1 domain-containing protein, with translation MVFLYGQNEIEIYYFLLNQAEIKCFDDLKFEIAIKSRPPHKFASERGFEGDTERRTGTHFRVREDSSTGSTYKSSAEVEFVRRSSVKHGLLSHISQLLFAWTGKQWDVGITIQPEILTLRDQLINEIKLGREWKLITSHFRSVEITDILLNSFK, from the coding sequence TTGGTATTTCTATATGGACAGAATGAAATAGAAATTTATTATTTTTTATTAAATCAAGCGGAAATTAAGTGTTTTGATGATCTAAAGTTTGAGATAGCAATAAAAAGTAGACCTCCTCACAAATTCGCTTCTGAGAGAGGATTTGAAGGAGACACGGAACGGAGAACCGGAACGCACTTTAGGGTGCGTGAGGATTCGAGTACTGGATCGACGTACAAATCATCCGCAGAAGTAGAGTTTGTGAGGAGGTCTAGTGTGAAACATGGTTTACTAAGTCATATTAGTCAATTACTATTTGCATGGACAGGGAAACAGTGGGATGTTGGTATTACTATACAACCCGAAATATTGACACTAAGAGATCAATTAATCAATGAAATAAAATTAGGTCGTGAGTGGAAGTTAATTACTAGCCATTTTAGATCAGTTGAGATTACAGACATATTACTAAATTCGTTCAAATAA
- a CDS encoding YbaB/EbfC family nucleoid-associated protein: MVNLNQFVKQAQTMQKKMQEMQEQMAGKEYEGKSGGGLVAIKINGRGECLMVRIDESLTKVEEKEMLEDLVVAAFNDAKQKFDSESQDSLSNTFGGLSLPPGFKMPF; this comes from the coding sequence ATGGTTAATTTAAATCAATTTGTAAAACAAGCGCAAACTATGCAAAAGAAAATGCAGGAAATGCAAGAGCAGATGGCTGGTAAAGAGTATGAAGGAAAATCCGGTGGAGGGCTGGTAGCGATCAAGATCAACGGGCGTGGAGAATGCTTAATGGTACGTATTGATGAATCTCTTACTAAAGTAGAAGAAAAAGAGATGTTAGAAGATCTGGTAGTCGCTGCTTTTAATGATGCTAAACAAAAGTTTGACAGTGAGTCGCAAGATTCGTTGTCAAATACCTTCGGTGGCTTAAGTTTGCCGCCGGGATTCAAGATGCCTTTCTAA
- a CDS encoding IS630 transposase-related protein has product MTYSIDFRKKVLAIKEKEKMSFESISKRFGVGKNTVFVWTKKISPLKNRNRASKKIPIDKLREDVVQYSDAYQYERAERLGVSKSGIQKALKKLNITYKKSFKTSEGKRRREVRISE; this is encoded by the coding sequence ATGACATATTCGATAGATTTTAGAAAGAAAGTACTGGCTATCAAAGAAAAAGAGAAGATGAGTTTTGAATCAATATCAAAACGTTTTGGAGTAGGAAAAAACACGGTATTTGTATGGACTAAAAAAATATCTCCTCTAAAGAATAGGAATAGAGCTTCGAAAAAAATACCGATTGATAAATTGAGAGAAGACGTGGTGCAATATAGTGACGCGTATCAATATGAAAGAGCTGAGCGGTTAGGAGTGAGTAAATCTGGAATACAAAAAGCATTAAAGAAGTTGAACATTACGTATAAAAAAAGCTTTAAAACATCCGAAGGCAAAAGAAGAAGAGAGGTTAGAATTTCAGAATAA
- a CDS encoding IS630 family transposase, with amino-acid sequence MKKYEAEEKVIVFTDESGFVHSAPRTHGYSAKGKRCYGVHDWHPSKRTNVIGALVGKSLLTVSIFDGNVNTVIFNSWVEQDLIPKLPNNSVVVTDNASFHKSPYLKTMIEKAGHILEYLPPYSPDLNPIEPKWAQAKSRRRKYRCDVDTLFEKYML; translated from the coding sequence ATAAAAAAGTACGAGGCAGAGGAAAAAGTTATTGTCTTTACCGATGAGAGCGGGTTTGTCCATAGCGCGCCTAGAACTCACGGATATTCGGCAAAAGGCAAGAGGTGTTATGGTGTTCATGATTGGCATCCGTCAAAAAGAACTAATGTTATAGGGGCATTAGTAGGTAAATCGCTGCTAACCGTGTCAATTTTTGACGGCAATGTTAATACAGTTATTTTTAACAGCTGGGTAGAACAAGATTTAATACCGAAATTACCTAATAATTCCGTGGTTGTGACAGACAATGCAAGTTTCCATAAAAGTCCGTATTTAAAAACTATGATAGAAAAAGCTGGTCATATATTGGAGTACTTACCGCCTTATTCTCCTGATTTGAATCCTATTGAACCAAAATGGGCTCAAGCTAAATCTAGAAGAAGGAAATATCGCTGTGACGTAGACACTCTGTTTGAAAAGTACATGTTATAA
- a CDS encoding histidine phosphotransferase family protein, with translation MKNQLLFSELLASKLCHDFAGIIGAVDSCTELLSSADVSIKNSALQLLSINSRKLVSRLKFYRYAYGNIDSLENININEIQMLSNQCLDLVSQQIILQLRSNLHHTMLDKLVGKIIICLIIIAFEHIIKNGQINCQLSMINNKLSIIVQAIGGYQKIDQQKANILLGNENWNNLNIHNCHEYYTYYLHQQTQCELLITQSTEMIQYSVQTTLEQK, from the coding sequence ATGAAAAATCAGTTGTTATTTTCCGAGTTGTTGGCATCAAAATTATGTCATGATTTTGCTGGGATTATAGGAGCTGTTGATAGCTGTACGGAATTATTAAGTAGTGCAGATGTTAGTATTAAAAATTCTGCTTTGCAGCTTTTATCGATAAATTCTAGAAAACTAGTTAGTCGCCTAAAATTTTATCGATATGCATATGGTAATATAGATTCTTTAGAAAATATCAATATCAACGAAATTCAAATGTTAAGTAATCAATGTTTGGATCTAGTGTCTCAACAGATAATTTTACAATTGCGTAGTAATTTACATCACACTATGCTGGATAAGCTGGTAGGAAAAATAATAATATGTTTGATTATTATAGCATTTGAACACATCATTAAAAACGGTCAGATTAATTGTCAGCTATCGATGATAAATAATAAGCTAAGCATTATAGTGCAAGCAATTGGTGGCTACCAGAAAATTGATCAACAGAAAGCCAATATTTTACTGGGTAATGAAAATTGGAATAATCTTAATATTCACAATTGTCATGAATATTATACATATTATTTACACCAACAAACACAGTGTGAATTGTTAATTACACAATCAACGGAGATGATACAATATTCTGTGCAAACAACTTTGGAGCAAAAATAA